Within the Solwaraspora sp. WMMA2056 genome, the region CGCAGGGTGCCGGCGGGGCCGTCGAACTGACCCAGATCCCCGGTTACCGGCCCAGGTTGAGTCGGGGGACGGTGAAGGTGCCGTTGCCGACGGAGTGCACCAGCGGCCACAACTCGCGCGGCCAGCCGGCCTGCCGGGCCGACCGGACGCCCAGGCCGACCGCCACCTCCTGGGGGACCTGCGCGCCCAGCAGGATCGTCGCGCCCGGTGCGCTGGCCGCCTGCTCGGCGATCCACTGGGCCGCCGTCGCCACGATCTGCGGATAGTCCTGCCAGTGGTGGTGTGTCTCCCCCGGCCGGGGCAGGTAGCGCCGTTCGCGCAGCGTCGTCGACACGGTCTCCGACAGGCCCAGCCCGGCGGCGTCGTGCAGCTCGACGACGAGCGGTTCGCGGTCGCTGGCGGCGGCCGCGTCGTCGTGGGCGGCCCGCTGGGTCAGATCGGCCGGCAGTCTCGGCAGTGGGCCGAACTCGTGATGGTTGGTCCGCAGCACCAGCAGCAGGATCTCCGGCGTCGCCCCGTCGTCGGTGGCGACGACCGAGGAGGCGACCCCGGCTGTGGCGACGCCGTCTGTGGCGACCCCGTCTGTGGTGACCCGCAGCCTCGCCGGGTGGCGCTGCACCCGCAGCTCCCCGGAGAGCCCGCCGTCGGGTCGGTCGGCCGGGCCCTGGAAGGTGTGCCCGGGCTCGACCGGGCCGACCCGCAGCGGCCCCTGCCGGCCGAAGCTGTCACGCTGGCGGACCTGCAGCGCCCGGCCCCGTTCAGCCACGGTCACCTTGTGTCCGAAGGCCGCCGCCACCGGCCACGGCGCCCAGACGAACAACGACCGGTCCAGGGCGGCGTCCCGGCCGTCCGGGTCGTAGCTTGCCACCTGGAAGTGGCGGACCAGGTTGTCGACGTCGCGGCCCCAGCGGACCGCCTCCGCCCCCTGCGGCCAGACCGCCGCCCGGTCGAAGGTGCGCAGCGGCGGCACCGGCCGGAACACGGCGAACCGGCCCCGGACGTCGTTGAGGAAGCCGTCCTTCTGCTCCGGAGTCCAGCCGGCCGCCACCTCGTTGACGACGTAGGCGACGCCGAGGCGGTCGCGGAGCCGGTTACGCCACCACCAGGCTCCGACGCCGACGGCAAGGGTGACGACCCCTGCCAGGGTGAACGCCACCAGCCAGCCGCCCCGGCCGCCGGTCCAGCCCTCGGCGGCCAGGTCCGGTGCGATGCCACCGGCCGCGCTGAACGCGGCCGTCGCGACGGTGAAGAAGACCCCGACGACGCCGGGGCCCGCCGGACCGGCCAGCCACCGCCCGACCCGGGCGACGTCGACGGTACGGCGGACAGCCCGCACCTGCTGCGGCTGCTTCTGATCCACCTCGGACACGGGTCACCTCGTCGTCGTCACCGGTACGGTCAACCGACCGTAACCAGTGGGCCGGCGGGCGCAATCCTCCGGGTGGATCTTCCGCTGCCGCGCTCGTCACTCAGCGGGCCGGACCGGAGGGCGGCTCCAGCAGGCCGGCCCGTTGGGCGAGCATGGCCGCCTGGACCCGGTTCTCGCAGCCGAGCTTGGCGAACACCCGGTACACGTGGGTCTTCACGGTGCCTTCGGAGACGAACAGCTGTTGGCCGATCTCGGCGTTGGACAGGCCCTGGGCCAGCAGTACCAGGACTTCGCGTTCCCGATCGCTGAGCATGTCGACTCTTTTCAGGTCCTCTTCTGGACGTACAGTGACAGTGGGTAGCCGGTTGAGCACCTGTCGGGTGATCTTCGGTGACAGGTAGGCGTTGCCGGCGGCGGCGGCGCGCACGGCGTACACGAGTTCGTCGACGGCGGACTCCTTGAGCAGGAAGCCGGCGGCTCCGTCGGCGAGCGCCTGGGCGACGTACTCGTCCTCACCGAAGGTGGTCAGCACCACGATCTGGACCGCCGGGGCCAGCCGGCGGATCTCCCGCAGCGCCGCCAGGCCGTCGAGGACCGGCATCTGGATGTCCAGCAGCGCCACGTCCGGTCGGTGCCGTACGGCCAGGTCGATCGCGGCCCGCCCGTCGGCGGCCTGGGCGATCAGCTCGATGTCGGTCGCCGGTCGCAGCACCGCGTCGATCGCGGTACGGATCAGCGAGTCGTCGTCAGCCAGGAGCACCCGTACGGGGTCGGCCATCGTGTCGTCCCTCATCGTCGTCGGATCACTGTCGCGGTTCCTTGACGATCTGTTTGTCGACGAGCGTTGCGTCGCGGAAACAGAACCGGTACAGGGTCCGCTCGGTGCCGGAGTCGGCCTGGTCCAGGATCGACGAGTCGTAGTCGACGCAGGTGGCACCGGCGGGCGTCCGGCGACCGGCACCGTCGGCGTCGACCACGCCCACGTCGACGTC harbors:
- a CDS encoding response regulator transcription factor, with the translated sequence MADPVRVLLADDDSLIRTAIDAVLRPATDIELIAQAADGRAAIDLAVRHRPDVALLDIQMPVLDGLAALREIRRLAPAVQIVVLTTFGEDEYVAQALADGAAGFLLKESAVDELVYAVRAAAAGNAYLSPKITRQVLNRLPTVTVRPEEDLKRVDMLSDREREVLVLLAQGLSNAEIGQQLFVSEGTVKTHVYRVFAKLGCENRVQAAMLAQRAGLLEPPSGPAR